The nucleotide window GCTGATGGTGTTCAGTACAGATCCGAGCTGTCTGAAAAGCAGGTTATATCCTGTATTTTCGGCAATATTACCCACATCCAGTCCGGTTGCGGTTGTATTAAATCGGTTAAGCAATAATACAGAACCAAACTGTATCACCTTTTCATCCTCCTGATTCATTTTCGATGCCAGTGTTTCCCGAATCTGGCTGGAAACATCAACAGCCGACACACCCAGTTCAATTTTAGGATTATTCAGTGTCTGCGTAATCCTGGTTTGAAGCAGAACATTCACAGGCTGCAGAGCAACTCCCAGATAATCGCCGGTGTTGGAAACAGTACGCATATAGTTGGCAGTGATGTCGAGTGCAGGTGTTAAGGCATCGCCATCCCAGCGGATGCTGCTGCCCTGAACAATCTGGAAGGTACGGTTTAGGACGGCTTTGGAGGTGAAGGTTCCGTTTTCAACGATATAAGAACCGTTCATTTCAATGTTTCCGGTCCGGGCCATCACAAACCGCAGTTCGTCGGATGTTCCGCGCACCGAGATATTTCCTATATCATCTCCTACGAGTACATTCACGGTAGTTCCTTTGTCCACAGCCAGATTGAAGTCAATATTCATATTGGCACCTGACCGTTTTTTATCCTCCAGGGTAATGACTCCTTTGTCATCCTCCTTGAGAAACCGCAGCATCTTAAATTCTTCAACATTGGAGGTGGAATTGGAGTTAAAAGTAAACACACTGTTGTTGAGGGCCCTCATATTAGGCGTTTGTATACTCAGCGATTTCACCGGACCGGAAACATAGAGATCTCCTTGACCGTATATCCTACCCCAGAACAGATCATAATCGCTTTGCGTGGTATTAAGCATCATTAGATTATCTGCCCTCATAATGAGCTCGACCGCCATAGAAGCCAGGGTTTCAAAATAAATCGCCCCGGAAATTGTACCGCTGGAATTGTTACGACCGTCCCGGACTCCAATATTATTAAGTATCGCGCGGCCCCGTGACAATGGAATTACGGTGTCCTCAAAAGAATAATCGACACCTGTAAAATCAAGTTTAAGCCCGAATTTACTCATTGCGATGTCACCACTGTAATCCAGATCCTTCAGCGTACCGTTCACAGACAGCACCCCATTGGCATATCCACGCATATTACTGAAAACCCCTTTAACGAACTGATTGGCAAATTTAAGATCGAAGTCCTTCATATCAGCCTTGATGTCCAGGGTAGGTGAAGGCGTGTTATTGTCAATGGTGCCGGTTACCAGCAAATTGTTATCGCCGATGATTCCGGCGGAAATTACCTGAGCTTCTATGTCGAACACATTTGCAGTAGCTGAATTCTTAGCATTGATAACAATATTACCAAGATCCTCGCCATCCATTGTAATGTTATCAATCCTCAAATCCACGAGTGGTTCCAGGTTATTCCGATTCATTGTAATGTTGATGCTTCCGTTTGCAAGTCCCTGCATATCCAGAGAATTTCCACCAGCCTGCATTTCCAGGATTTTGGCAATCTGCATATTCTTAACTTCAGCCTCGGCATGGAAATCCTTAGCAGATTTGAACGTAGCAGTTTTAACAAGTAACTCGCTGCTGTCCGAGAAAATACGCAGATTCTCTATCAGGAAATCTTTGGTTGCCTTGCGGTAAGTAATGGAATGATTCAGTTGCGGACTGGTATCAATACTCCATGTAACATTATTGAAATTAACCGAAGTAGGGTCAAACCTTACTACATAGTCACCCTGAGTGTTTGTAGACTGGTTTAAGTTAATGCTATAATTCTTGAGTTCTCCGTTAACTTCCTCCTGCGGATTTCCGTGTTGAAAATTGGCGGCAATATGAAGCAACCGGTTGTTTTCGTTTCGGCCCGTTATGCTTACCTCTTTTAGAACATTATTACCATACTGCGCCCGGTCCACCTTTGCGAATATCTGTTCATCAAGATTGGCAGTGTTGATGCGAACCACCAAGTTGTTTACCATGGCACTGTCCCTTTTTACGAGGTCGCTTTGTGTGATCCGGTATTCAGGGTTTACTGCCGCAAGCGCACGGTCCGCATCGGTGATTTCCTGCTTTTTCGTCGTATAATACATCAGTTCGGACGCATCCAGATTCAGGACCAGGTTGTTGGCATCCCCATTATAGGAGCCGTTCACAAAAGCTCCGCGCGGGATCCGCAGGTCCGGCATAAAATAATTCACCAAATTCTGGCGAATATTGAATTCCATATTAAAATTCTGCCCACGGAACATCCGGCGCGGCGGCGGACCCACCAGGATTTTATTGAGGCCGTTTTCTATCATCGCGGGTAGATCGCCCAGATTATAACGGCCCGCAATCCTGCCGCTTACAGCGCCCGGTGCATCTACTGCTACAACGCGGTTGCCGTCCTCAAAAAAGGCCTGTACTTTTGCATTTGGTATATTAAATTTTTGAGTGGATGTAGCGAAATTCAGATTGGTAAGCTCTGCGTCCAGGTTCATATCGTTCAGACTGGTCATTGCTATCTTACCGTTTACCTGGCCACTCATAACCTGGCTGCCGGAAGCCCCGGTAAAATAATTCAGGTTCAGATAGCCAATATCTGCATTTACATCGGCAAGGATCCGGGAGGTCCGGAAATCAATAAGACCCTTCACTGCGCCCCGCGCCTGATCATCATTCACCTTTACAATTCCATTATAGGTTCTGCGGTCCAGCAAACCATCCAGGGTGACATTATTAATTACTTTATCCAATATTTCAATGCTGGCAATCTGGGACTGCGTACGGATGCGCATGGTATTTACATCAAAACTCTGCCCGTCCACATTAAATTTACCTGTAATGAGTCCAACCTGCTTACTTTTGGTGATTATGGAAGTGTTAAGATCAAAAACCTCGGCATATCCGCGGTATTTGGGCATAACCGTGCTGTAATCAGTCAGGTAGAAATTCCGGATATTTGCCCTGCCGATGCCGGTGATGAGATTGCCTCTGGGTACATAAATCTGCTCGGGCATCACCCTTACGCCACCCCGGTATCTGAGCCGGCCGAAATCATCGGCAAAATTCTTCATCTTTTCAGAAACAAATGTGGGTAACATGGCTTTCAGACCCTTATAGGTAAAATCGGTTGACAGATCATTGGTCTCAATTACAAACTTGCCGTTCAGTAAATTACTGAGTTTCATGGTGCCCGTACGCACACTCACATCGCGGTTGCCCAGAACAAAGTTACTGAGATAGAAGTTGTTAAGAGGTCCGGCCATCGATCCGGATATGTTTACCGGCTTGTAATTGTCCCACTGCGTTACAAAATAACTGATATCATAGCCGCTGATCTGACTACCCTGTTTCATTACCATTTCCCAACGTACCCGGTTGGTAAAATCTGACCACGACCCATTATTGAGGTTGAATTTTACATCACCCTGCAGCAGGGTGTGGTCTGTGAGCAGAGTAAGATCCCGAAGTGAAAGAAAATCTTTCGTAAGTGAAATATCTGCTGAAAATGTATCCACAGTATGTTTCTTGCCCCAGCGGCTCGTATTGAAGCTAAGGTTATTAACCTGAGCGAAAACATCGCCACCATTTACACGCACACTTGGTGCGCGCAGGTTTAGATTTTGGGCTACCAACCACCGGCCCTTATCTCCACTGCTGTTCCTGTTGATAATGGAAACCCTGGAGTTCACAAGTTCTACCCGGGAGTTGAGTAGAAAAGGGGGCTTGGTGGGATCCGCTTTCTTTCCTGAATCAAAATTTCCGATATATCTGATGAAGTTTGAAATGCTGTCGCCTTCATAGGTGATTACTTTAATATCGGCCTCAGTCAATGTCAAAGCATCAAAACTTAGCGAGTTACTGCTGCCGCTAATGGCATTGGTGGCCAAGGCAATCCAGTTTGAGTTGGCACGGAATTCACGAACTTTTATAAATTCAAGTCCTTTATAGTCTTTTATGGTGAGGCCGCGAATGGTAACATCGCCAAAGTAATCTACATGGACATCTCGTGTGGACATCTCTGCCTTAAAATCCTGGTTTAGGATCTGCAGCGCCTGATTGGCAGCCCAGCGCTTTGTTACAGGTAAATTTACTGCTACCAGTGCAATTACGAACAGCGAGAGACTGAACCAGAAAATAATGAGCATCAGCTTCACCCACCAGCGAACGTTGGTTACATCCTTTGCGGCCTGCTCTACAATAGCCCCGGCTGAACCTACGGGATCCTGCACTACATCGGAGACCACCTCCTTTACCTGCTCCACTTTTTCACCGATCTTTTCGGGAATAGTATTTGAATGCTGCTCGTTACTGTTTTTATTATTCTCTATATTTGCCATTGTAATGAACGAGTCAATAATTTTAGGGATAGAGTCGTCCTGTGACGATACTTCTGCGGCAGTGATCAGAGGTAATGAGATTCTCTCCAATATTGCAGCAAATCAGGAAATTCACAACTTATACGGCGGGGTTGTCCCCGAACTGGCTTCCCGTGCGCATCAGCAAAACATCATTCCAGTTGTACAGCAGTCCATAACCAGAGCAAATATACAACAAAATGATATTGACGCCGTAGGCTTCACCCGGGGTCCCGGTCTGTTGGGATCACTGCTTGTGGGAACCTCCTTTGCTAAATCACTGGCTATGAGCTTGAATGTACCCTTAATTGAGGTAAATCATCTCCAGGCCCACATTTTAGCGCATTTTATTGCCGATGCAAATCCTGTGCCTCCGAAATTCCCTTTTCTATGCCTTACTGTAAGTGGCGGACATACCATGATTGTGCTGGTTAAGGATTACTTTCACATGCAGATCATCGGTAAAACTACGGACGATGCGGCTGGTGAAGCCTTCGACAAGATTGGAAAGATATTTGGCCTGGATTACCCGGCCGGTCCCATCATTGACAGATTAGCCAAGGACGGAAATCCTACGGCCTACGAATTCAGCAAGCCGAAGATGCAGGACTACGATTACTCCTTTAGCGGCATTAAAACTTCAGTGCTTTATTTTATCCAAAAAGAAATCAGGAAGAATCCGGAATTCATCAGCGAAAACATAAATGACCTTTGTGCCTCTGTTCAGAAAAGTATCGTAGATATCCTGATGCAGAAACTTACAAAGGCAGCTACTGAACTGAAAATTTCCGAAGTTGCGATAGCAGGAGGTGTTTCAGCCAACTCAGCACTGAGAGAAGCAATGCAGGATACAGGACGACG belongs to Chryseobacterium sp. and includes:
- the tsaD gene encoding tRNA (adenosine(37)-N6)-threonylcarbamoyltransferase complex transferase subunit TsaD yields the protein MNESIILGIESSCDDTSAAVIRGNEILSNIAANQEIHNLYGGVVPELASRAHQQNIIPVVQQSITRANIQQNDIDAVGFTRGPGLLGSLLVGTSFAKSLAMSLNVPLIEVNHLQAHILAHFIADANPVPPKFPFLCLTVSGGHTMIVLVKDYFHMQIIGKTTDDAAGEAFDKIGKIFGLDYPAGPIIDRLAKDGNPTAYEFSKPKMQDYDYSFSGIKTSVLYFIQKEIRKNPEFISENINDLCASVQKSIVDILMQKLTKAATELKISEVAIAGGVSANSALREAMQDTGRRLGWNIYIPKFEYTTDNAAMIAMVAKLKFERGEFSDLSVSAAARYDLVSDFTNKD
- a CDS encoding translocation/assembly module TamB domain-containing protein, translated to MANIENNKNSNEQHSNTIPEKIGEKVEQVKEVVSDVVQDPVGSAGAIVEQAAKDVTNVRWWVKLMLIIFWFSLSLFVIALVAVNLPVTKRWAANQALQILNQDFKAEMSTRDVHVDYFGDVTIRGLTIKDYKGLEFIKVREFRANSNWIALATNAISGSSNSLSFDALTLTEADIKVITYEGDSISNFIRYIGNFDSGKKADPTKPPFLLNSRVELVNSRVSIINRNSSGDKGRWLVAQNLNLRAPSVRVNGGDVFAQVNNLSFNTSRWGKKHTVDTFSADISLTKDFLSLRDLTLLTDHTLLQGDVKFNLNNGSWSDFTNRVRWEMVMKQGSQISGYDISYFVTQWDNYKPVNISGSMAGPLNNFYLSNFVLGNRDVSVRTGTMKLSNLLNGKFVIETNDLSTDFTYKGLKAMLPTFVSEKMKNFADDFGRLRYRGGVRVMPEQIYVPRGNLITGIGRANIRNFYLTDYSTVMPKYRGYAEVFDLNTSIITKSKQVGLITGKFNVDGQSFDVNTMRIRTQSQIASIEILDKVINNVTLDGLLDRRTYNGIVKVNDDQARGAVKGLIDFRTSRILADVNADIGYLNLNYFTGASGSQVMSGQVNGKIAMTSLNDMNLDAELTNLNFATSTQKFNIPNAKVQAFFEDGNRVVAVDAPGAVSGRIAGRYNLGDLPAMIENGLNKILVGPPPRRMFRGQNFNMEFNIRQNLVNYFMPDLRIPRGAFVNGSYNGDANNLVLNLDASELMYYTTKKQEITDADRALAAVNPEYRITQSDLVKRDSAMVNNLVVRINTANLDEQIFAKVDRAQYGNNVLKEVSITGRNENNRLLHIAANFQHGNPQEEVNGELKNYSINLNQSTNTQGDYVVRFDPTSVNFNNVTWSIDTSPQLNHSITYRKATKDFLIENLRIFSDSSELLVKTATFKSAKDFHAEAEVKNMQIAKILEMQAGGNSLDMQGLANGSINITMNRNNLEPLVDLRIDNITMDGEDLGNIVINAKNSATANVFDIEAQVISAGIIGDNNLLVTGTIDNNTPSPTLDIKADMKDFDLKFANQFVKGVFSNMRGYANGVLSVNGTLKDLDYSGDIAMSKFGLKLDFTGVDYSFEDTVIPLSRGRAILNNIGVRDGRNNSSGTISGAIYFETLASMAVELIMRADNLMMLNTTQSDYDLFWGRIYGQGDLYVSGPVKSLSIQTPNMRALNNSVFTFNSNSTSNVEEFKMLRFLKEDDKGVITLEDKKRSGANMNIDFNLAVDKGTTVNVLVGDDIGNISVRGTSDELRFVMARTGNIEMNGSYIVENGTFTSKAVLNRTFQIVQGSSIRWDGDALTPALDITANYMRTVSNTGDYLGVALQPVNVLLQTRITQTLNNPKIELGVSAVDVSSQIRETLASKMNQEDEKVIQFGSVLLLNRFNTTATGLDVGNIAENTGYNLLFRQLGSVLNTISNEFQIDLNYVRGDEASNTGDRANAGVSFDLSPRVKVKTGLGIPLSRGPEGTDTDLLSGEGTVEIDVSKKNDGTLVLRGYSKPMNIGMGSGGSNGAANQTYGGGVVWSKSFNTIFKRRQKDKIPSSQNPSNSKESKTKDSIAL